The following coding sequences are from one Eleginops maclovinus isolate JMC-PN-2008 ecotype Puerto Natales chromosome 11, JC_Emac_rtc_rv5, whole genome shotgun sequence window:
- the LOC134872114 gene encoding mesenteric estrogen-dependent adipogenesis protein-like isoform X3, producing the protein MTTEQTFRLERYWLQRTGSLVHCSLKAGIVNCCSRTRQTGLKRDTLNTTKTPQQDEVTVIQVEQLLKNPPDGFSVEDLTTGYRVHSDPEKSMVLIDDFNSCRGKIVFLNSMGRKVKMQNLREYTSMRKSLLSKKICLLVSACEENVSVNDENADNGARDNFAKEVIKQFVVSIDGNDPFIKWQMEKGLDWTISSVAGESYRVDIDLTEIMENWAAKNSSIITDTLTKVKPVWRDASFTLKYYSDALFDFAHWFRFSKRKFSLRLT; encoded by the exons ATGACTACTGAACAAACATTTAGACTTGAGCGGTATTGGCTACAGCGGACCGGAAGTCTTGTCCACTGCAGCCTTAAGGCAGGCATTGTAAACTGCTGCAGCCGTACCCGACAAACCGGATTAAAGCGTGACACCTTGAACACCACTAAGACTCCACAGCAGGATGAGGTGACAGTGATACAAGTGGAACAATTACTGAAAAATCCTCCGGACGGTTTCTCCGTGGAGGACCTTACCACCGGTTACCGAGTCCACAGTGACCCGGAGAAAAGCATGGTGCTCATCGATGACTTCAACTCCTGCAGAGGGAAAATAGTTTTCCTGAACTCGATGGGAAG GAAAGTTAAAATGCAAAACTTAAGGGAGTACACCAGCATGAGAAAGAGTCTGCTGTCCAAAAAGATTTGTCTGCTGGTGTCAGCATGCGAAGAAAACGTTTCAGTGAACGACGAAAATGCAGACAATGGAGCAAGAGATAACTTTGCAAAAG AAGTAATCAAGCAGTTTGTGGTGTCAATCGATGGAAACGATCCTTTCATCAAGTGGCAGATGGAGAAAGGCCTGGACTGGACCATCTCCTCTGTCGCAGGAGAAAGCTACAGGGTGGAT ATTGACTTGACTGAAATAATGGAGAACTGGGCAGCGAAAAACAGCAGTATTATAACTGACACATTAACAAAAGTCAAACCTGTGTGGAGGGACGCCTCCTTCACCCTCAAATACTACTCTGACGCCCTCTTTGACTTCGCACACTGGTTTAGGTTCAGCAAAAGGAAATTTAGT TTGAGACTGACATAA
- the LOC134872114 gene encoding mesenteric estrogen-dependent adipogenesis protein-like isoform X2, whose protein sequence is MTTEQTFRLERYWLQRTGSLVHCSLKAGIVNCCSRTRQTGLKRDTLNTTKTPQQDEVTVIQVEQLLKNPPDGFSVEDLTTGYRVHSDPEKSMVLIDDFNSCRGKIVFLNSMGRKVKMQNLREYTSMRKSLLSKKICLLVSACEENVSVNDENADNGARDNFAKVIKQFVVSIDGNDPFIKWQMEKGLDWTISSVAGESYRVDIDLTEIMENWAAKNSSIITDTLTKVKPVWRDASFTLKYYSDALFDFAHWFRFSKRKFSVSISYSS, encoded by the exons ATGACTACTGAACAAACATTTAGACTTGAGCGGTATTGGCTACAGCGGACCGGAAGTCTTGTCCACTGCAGCCTTAAGGCAGGCATTGTAAACTGCTGCAGCCGTACCCGACAAACCGGATTAAAGCGTGACACCTTGAACACCACTAAGACTCCACAGCAGGATGAGGTGACAGTGATACAAGTGGAACAATTACTGAAAAATCCTCCGGACGGTTTCTCCGTGGAGGACCTTACCACCGGTTACCGAGTCCACAGTGACCCGGAGAAAAGCATGGTGCTCATCGATGACTTCAACTCCTGCAGAGGGAAAATAGTTTTCCTGAACTCGATGGGAAG GAAAGTTAAAATGCAAAACTTAAGGGAGTACACCAGCATGAGAAAGAGTCTGCTGTCCAAAAAGATTTGTCTGCTGGTGTCAGCATGCGAAGAAAACGTTTCAGTGAACGACGAAAATGCAGACAATGGAGCAAGAGATAACTTTGCAAAAG TAATCAAGCAGTTTGTGGTGTCAATCGATGGAAACGATCCTTTCATCAAGTGGCAGATGGAGAAAGGCCTGGACTGGACCATCTCCTCTGTCGCAGGAGAAAGCTACAGGGTGGAT ATTGACTTGACTGAAATAATGGAGAACTGGGCAGCGAAAAACAGCAGTATTATAACTGACACATTAACAAAAGTCAAACCTGTGTGGAGGGACGCCTCCTTCACCCTCAAATACTACTCTGACGCCCTCTTTGACTTCGCACACTGGTTTAGGTTCAGCAAAAGGAAATTTAGTGTAAGTATCTCTTATTCTTCTTAG
- the LOC134872114 gene encoding mesenteric estrogen-dependent adipogenesis protein-like isoform X1 — translation MTTEQTFRLERYWLQRTGSLVHCSLKAGIVNCCSRTRQTGLKRDTLNTTKTPQQDEVTVIQVEQLLKNPPDGFSVEDLTTGYRVHSDPEKSMVLIDDFNSCRGKIVFLNSMGRKVKMQNLREYTSMRKSLLSKKICLLVSACEENVSVNDENADNGARDNFAKEVIKQFVVSIDGNDPFIKWQMEKGLDWTISSVAGESYRVDIDLTEIMENWAAKNSSIITDTLTKVKPVWRDASFTLKYYSDALFDFAHWFRFSKRKFSVSISYSS, via the exons ATGACTACTGAACAAACATTTAGACTTGAGCGGTATTGGCTACAGCGGACCGGAAGTCTTGTCCACTGCAGCCTTAAGGCAGGCATTGTAAACTGCTGCAGCCGTACCCGACAAACCGGATTAAAGCGTGACACCTTGAACACCACTAAGACTCCACAGCAGGATGAGGTGACAGTGATACAAGTGGAACAATTACTGAAAAATCCTCCGGACGGTTTCTCCGTGGAGGACCTTACCACCGGTTACCGAGTCCACAGTGACCCGGAGAAAAGCATGGTGCTCATCGATGACTTCAACTCCTGCAGAGGGAAAATAGTTTTCCTGAACTCGATGGGAAG GAAAGTTAAAATGCAAAACTTAAGGGAGTACACCAGCATGAGAAAGAGTCTGCTGTCCAAAAAGATTTGTCTGCTGGTGTCAGCATGCGAAGAAAACGTTTCAGTGAACGACGAAAATGCAGACAATGGAGCAAGAGATAACTTTGCAAAAG AAGTAATCAAGCAGTTTGTGGTGTCAATCGATGGAAACGATCCTTTCATCAAGTGGCAGATGGAGAAAGGCCTGGACTGGACCATCTCCTCTGTCGCAGGAGAAAGCTACAGGGTGGAT ATTGACTTGACTGAAATAATGGAGAACTGGGCAGCGAAAAACAGCAGTATTATAACTGACACATTAACAAAAGTCAAACCTGTGTGGAGGGACGCCTCCTTCACCCTCAAATACTACTCTGACGCCCTCTTTGACTTCGCACACTGGTTTAGGTTCAGCAAAAGGAAATTTAGTGTAAGTATCTCTTATTCTTCTTAG
- the alox5ap gene encoding arachidonate 5-lipoxygenase-activating protein — MYSIVVENIYLLVIVTLISVLQNAFFLLKVEKECKGVHKNPAAFERVSCANRNCMDAYPTFLAVMWCAGLCLSQAPASFAGIIYLVVRQKYFVGYMGQTSQSTPGYLFGKRVLFFLFLMCIVGIFNYLLVRFCSSDYKEYVETITSAASALLLLP; from the exons ATGTACAGCATCGTAGTAGAAAATATCTACCTGCTGGTCATTGTCACCCTCATCAGTGTTCTTCAGAACG CATTCTTTCTCCTGAAGGTAGAGAAGGAGTGCAAAGGTGTACATAAAAACCCAGCTGCTTTTGAACGAGTTTCTTGTGCcaa CCGTAACTGCATGGATGCTTATCCAACGTTCCTGGCAGTGATGTGGTGTGCTGGTCTGTGTCTGAGTCAAG CTCCTGCTAGCTTTGCTGGGATCATCTATCTTGTAGTCAGACAGAAGTACTTTGTTGGATACATGGGACAAACCTCTCAAAG CACCCCAGGCTACCTGTTTGGAAAACgcgtcctcttcttcctgttccTGATGTGCATTGTGGGCATCTTCAACTACCTGCTGGTGCGCTTCTGCAGCAGCGACTATAAGGAATACGTGGAAACCATCACCAGCGCTGCATctgctcttctcctcctcccttag
- the uspl1 gene encoding LOW QUALITY PROTEIN: SUMO-specific isopeptidase USPL1 (The sequence of the model RefSeq protein was modified relative to this genomic sequence to represent the inferred CDS: inserted 1 base in 1 codon), whose amino-acid sequence MVLFFEWHRTAVDQKSSGLPMTGEDTGLGALASPVVGYLGKVQERAASLECCPWCTTKGLTYALRSYRINLQESITLCTNPQCLFPLVSRSLEDVLASLDPVEPSVANKRKKALAPEEEEEEEGEFVGPVHKRLRSSEPDSFGPQSITDKLMREAEQGALNCVSNGQHAAPKVGDERVNGYRDSPVVETTQRESLQAEDDILDHEPENSACTDVFASATCLTPAGHLPCSSEAVLTSDGAEVAPSHHLVPPDESEEDLCQMNSPPEALNRRCSLDSNQSPIAMDSTEINTPSTPPKEQTARTAGKPLTTDITPCTDLDSIKSKTEGPSSTRITIESDKLVSAPNHLFWNNCDNLCWLDSMLIALVNCKSLSRRKPKDDPQRFSVWQLMRGYEDVCAAIKVHQQTGRDGDVRVPYQVLQKANAELHCLRMTVFKLLQPKLQCKLGQKETPVFALPLLLQTDSWADPLFQSTFHWEFKCSECKAASKERVLKTLPTFTKVLPDWHPLNAVHLAPCNVCCHKNQRRTLILESVPPVFGLHFVEGLPDNDVTIYTFSFKGKRYSITTVIQYNRQLKHFVTWICNSDGSWLEYDDLKHPDCKTHQKLPVPAQDLHVVFWEAEEDNESRACSPSSTFSECPPSENEKNPCLVENGVTADNVLKCSSDHSVLMSHNDADVVCALSASEDGSNIINTTITAEFDTSIGSTTLLDAFEGLSHNDIITLTLVELNEDSEMPLLNENKQTEDLSAPSEDETLDSVPDSSSAVMKSEASPSPDIALPPISNSSDSVESSSSDPTFVPVVKRGXGRGRAAGRGRKVGRKAVSRVAEPKAALQTSPTTSSEPSKEITSKPERDAASHNPLPYENTQPAASMSAPDTPQKSATMPPQNHHLSYLLSQHPFNLIQKSIAKITPSKTPTSVTLRKPTPHPIQSMPNPVRKQQLPVALFQKPQLRTEDSDGLPLKAAEMYGGFGAKSSSSTLQSSPILRGQSKMSPPLTPSYQKSPLNTTVVSDTSPSMPGATRLPEIFSSKKSSKLPPGLSETEALRYKLIKKLKSKKKKLAKLNELLGHQGGPSLRPDSTNLSSPNTVTSSTYDKSLCDDFLSDLLSPATTASNLSPDSTGFLEMLAIGQEGQVEQLNGGGKAAGALPQMNAHNTENFLEEFLSQAVTQAPSEMENDALSELFI is encoded by the exons ATGGTGCTATTTTTTGAATGGCATCGGACAGCTGTGGACCAGAAGAGCAGTGGCTTGCCAATGACTGGTGAAGACACTGGTTTGGGGGCTTTGGCCTCACCAGTGGTGGGGTATTTGGGAAAA GTTCAGGAAAGAGCTGCTTCACTTGAGTGTTGTCCATGGTGTACCACGAAAGGCTTGACCTACGCACTGCGCTCTTATCGTATCAACCTCCAGGAGTCCATCACACTCTGCACAAACCCACAG TGCCTTTTTCCACTGGTCAGCCGCTCCTTGGAGGATGTTTTGGCCAGCTTGGATCCTGTGGAGCCCTCTGTGGCgaacaagagaaaaaaagccttggcaccggaagaagaagaagaagaagaaggagagttCGTTGGACCAGTACACAAACGCCTGCGATCGAGTGAACCCGACAGTTTTGGGCCACAAAGCATTACGGACAAACTCATGAGAGAAGCAGAGCAAGGTGCTTTAAACTGTGTGAGTAATGGCCAACATGCAGCACCAAAGGTAGGCGATGAAAGAGTAAATGGATACAGGGATTCTCCAGTTGTAGAGACAACGCAACGGGAGTCATTACAAGCCGAGGATGATATTCTCGACCATGAACCAGAGAATTCTGCTTGTACGGATGTTTTTGCTTCTGCTACATGTTTGACACCGGCTGGACACCTGCCGTGCTCATCAGAAGCCGTGTTGACCTCTGATGGGGCTGAAGTTGCGCCTTCTCATCACCTTGTTCCTCCTGATGAGTCAGAGGAAGACTTATGTCAGATGAACAGTCCTCCTGAGGCGCTGAACAGACGCTGCAGTCTGGACTCCAATCAGTCCCCTATCGCAATGGATTCAACAGAAATCAATACTCCATCGACTCCGCCCAAAGAACAGACGGCAAGGACTGCAGGGAAACCACTGACTACAGACATCACCCCATGTACGGACTTGGATAGCATTAAGTCCAAAACAGAGGGTCCGTCCTCTACCAGGATAACCATTGAGTCAGACAAGCTTGTGTCTGCTCCAAATCATCTTTTCTGGAATAACTGCGACAACCTGTGTTGGCTGGACTCGATGCTTATCGCTTTAGTGAACTGTAAGAGCTTGAGCAGGCGTAAACCCAAAGATGACCCTCAGCGGTTTTCTGTCTGGCAGCTGATGAGAGGATATGAAGACGTTTGTGCTGCGATCAAAGTCCATCAACAGACTGGCAGAG ATGGCGACGTGAGGGTGCCATATCAGGTGCTGCAAAAGGCCAATGCTGAACTGCACTGCCTCAGGATGACAGTCTTCAAACTGCTGCAGCCCAAGCTGCAATGCAAACTGG GTCAGAAGGAAACTCCGGTGTTTGCGCTGCCGCTGCTCCTGCAGACGGACTCCTGGGCGGATCCTCTCTTCCAGTCCACCTTTCACTGGGAGTTCAAGTGCAGTGAATGCAAAGCTGCCTCAAAAGAAAG GGTTCTAAAAACCCTTCCCACCTTCACAAAGGTTTTGCCTGATTGGCACCCACTTAATGCCGTCCACCTGGCCCCGTGCAACGTGTGCTGCCACAAGAATCAGAGAAGGACTTTGATTCTGGAGAG tgTGCCACCGGTGTTTGGGCTGCACTTTGTGGAGGGACTTCCTGACAACGATGTCACAATTTACACCTTCTCCTTCAAGGGGAAACGCTACTCCATCACCACCGTCATCCAGTACAACCGCCAACTGAAGCACTTTGTCACCTGGATTTGTAACTCTGATG GATCGTGGTTGGAGTATGACGACTTGAAACACCCCGATTGTAAGACTCACCAAAAGCTCCCAGTGCCTGCTCAGGACTTGCACGTCGTCTTCtgggaggcggaggaggacaACGAGTCTCGTGCCTGTTCTCCGTCCAGCACATTTTCTGAATGTCCCCCATCTGAGAATGAGAAGAACCCCTGTCTCGTTGAAAATGGCGTAACAGCGGacaatgtgttgaagtgctCCAGCGATCACTCTGTTCTTATGTCTCACAACGACGCTGACGTAGTCTGTGCACTCTCGGCATCTGAAGACGGCAGCAACATCATCAACACGACGATCACGGCCGAATTCGACACATCTATCGGTTCCACAACGCTGCTGGACGCCTTCGAGGGACTTTcccataatgacatcattacaCTCACCCTGGTGGAATTAAATGAGGATTCAGAAATGCCGCTTTTGAACGAAAACAAACAAACCGAGGATTTGAGCGCTCCCAGCGAGGATGAAACGCTTGACTCTGTACCGGATAGCTCTTCCGCTGTAATGAAGAGTGAAGCGTCTCCCAGCCCTGATATTGCGCTTCCTCCAATCTCCAATTCATCGGACTCTGTGGAAAGCTCGTCCAGTGATCCTACATTTGTGCCAGTTGTAAAGAGAg cagggagagggagagcagctGGCAGAGGCAGAAAGGTTGGCAGAAAAGCGGTTAGCAGGGTAGCGGAGCCAAAAGCAGCTCTGCAAACTTCACCAACTACATCCTCTGAGCCCTCGAAAGAAATCACTAGCAAACCTGAGAGAGACGCTGCTTCTCATAACCCACTGCCTTATGAAAATACACAGCCGGCAGCCTCCATGTCTGCACCTGATACGCCACAGAAAAGTGCCACCATGCCACCTCAGAACCACCACTTGTCCTACCTGCTCAGCCAACACCCATTCAACCTAATTCAAAAGTCAATTGCTAAAATCACCCCCTCCAAAACACCCACCTCTGTCACTCTAAGAAAGCCCACTCCTCATCCCATCCAGTCAATGCCCAACCCTGTGAGGAAACAGCAGCTTCCTGTAGCACTCTTCCAAAAACCTCAGCTCAGGACAGAGGACAGTGATGGTCTCCCGCTAAAAGCTGCGGAAATGTACGGTGGGTTTGGTGCAAAGAGCTCCTCAAGTACACTCCAATCTTCTCCCATTCTCAGAGGGCAATCAAAGATGAGTCCACCTCTTACTCCGAGCTACCAGAAATCCCCATTGAACACTACAGTGGTGTCTGACACGTCGCCTTCTATGCCTGGAGCAACGAGGCTCCCTGAAATTTTCTCCTCAAAGAAGTCCTCGAAGCTTCCTCCAGGCCTCAGCGAGACGGAAGCCCTCAGGTACAAGCTAATAAAGAAACTCAagtcaaagaagaagaagctcgCTAAGCTGAATGAACTGTTGGGGCATCAGGGCGGGCCCAGCCTCCGACCAGATAGCACTAACCTGAGCTCCCCAAACACAGTCACCTCCAGCACGTACGACAAATCCCTCTGCGATGACTTCCTCTCGGACCTGCTCTCGCCGGCAACGACAGCCAGCAACCTCTCACCGGACAGCACCGGCTTCCTGGAGATGCTCGCCATCGGGCAGGAAGGGCAGGTCGAGCAGTTAAACGGTGGGGGCAAGGCTGCTGGAGCGCTGCCACAGATGAACGCGCACAACACAGAAAACTTCCTGGAGGAGTTTCTCTCGCAGGCCGTGACTCAAGCCCCGAGTGAGATGGAGAATGACGCCCTCAGTGAACTCTTCATTTGA
- the LOC134872561 gene encoding high mobility group-T protein-like gives MVKVPGKPRGKMSSYAYFVQTCREEHKKKHPEASVNFSEFSKKCSERWKTMSAKEKGKFEDLARQDKVRYESEMMNYVPAMGGKKKKFKDPNAPKRPPSAFFIFCAEYRPKVKGETPGLTIGDVAKRLGEMWNGTASEDKQPFEKKAAKLKEKYEKDVAAYRAKGKTGCSAAAPAAKAPAKVEKKEDDDDDDDDDEEDDDFDDDDD, from the exons ATGGTGAAAGTGCCAGGAAAGCCAAGGGGCAAAATGTCCTCCTATGCCTATTTTGTCCAGACCTGTCGAGAGGAGCACAAGAAGAAACACCCTGAAGCTTCGGTGAACTTCTCCGAGTTCTCCAAGAAGTGCTCAGAGCGATGGAAG ACAATGTCTGCTAAGGAGAAGGGAAAATTTGAAGACCTGGCAAGGCAGGACAAGGTGCGTTATGAGAGTGAGATGATGAACTACGTTCCAGCCATGGGaggcaagaagaagaagttcaAGGACCCCAATGCACCCAAAAGGCCCCC ATCTGCCTTTTTCATCTTTTGTGCGGAGTACCGCCCTAAGGTGAAAGGAGAGACCCCTGGTTTAACCATTGGAGATGTTGCCAAGAGGCTCGGTGAGATGTGGAACGGCACCGCTTCAGAGGACAAGCAGCCCTTTGAGAAAAAAGCAGCTAAACTGAAGGAGAAGTATGAGAAG GACGTAGCAGCATACCGTGCTAAGGGCAAGACCGGTTGCAGTGCTGCCGCACCTGCAGCAAAAGCCCCGGCCAAGGTAGAGAAGAAGGAGGACGACGATGAcgatgacgacgatgatgaggaggatgatgacTTTGATGATGACGATGACTAG